In the genome of Aureimonas sp. OT7, one region contains:
- a CDS encoding sugar-binding transcriptional regulator gives MSVVESGFAPDGSLPEGGELTARAIWYYYVGGMTQQQVAEKLGLTRLRVNRIIGQARADGLVRFDIRMPIAGCIALAEALAERFGLAEAVVVPALGSVEETQRAVGEAAGTLLDAMLEPGIDLGLGWGRTLWAGVRNLTARRLADADVVTLMGSLTRGSGINTIGVATAVATRIAAECHYLAAPIYCPTTDIRAALLSHPGLEEVLARAAAVDIAMVSVGDLSSRSILASTSIVAHELESLRQAGAVGDVLGTFLDVDGRPVDHSLRQRVVGLSPDTFAAIPVRILASGGLHKVPIVRATLLGPTVTHLVTDEAVARRLLAGDDIEHAEA, from the coding sequence ATGAGCGTCGTAGAAAGCGGCTTTGCTCCCGACGGGTCGTTGCCGGAGGGCGGCGAACTGACGGCGCGCGCCATCTGGTACTATTATGTCGGCGGCATGACCCAGCAGCAGGTGGCCGAAAAACTCGGCCTGACCCGGCTTCGCGTCAACCGGATCATCGGGCAGGCGCGAGCCGACGGGCTCGTCCGTTTCGACATCCGCATGCCCATTGCCGGCTGCATCGCGCTGGCGGAGGCGCTGGCGGAACGGTTCGGCCTTGCCGAAGCCGTCGTCGTGCCGGCGCTGGGCTCGGTCGAGGAAACCCAGCGCGCGGTAGGCGAGGCGGCCGGAACGCTGCTGGATGCGATGCTGGAGCCGGGAATCGACCTCGGACTCGGCTGGGGCCGCACGCTGTGGGCGGGCGTGCGCAACCTGACCGCCCGCAGGCTGGCCGACGCCGACGTGGTGACGCTGATGGGCAGCCTGACGCGGGGCTCGGGCATCAACACGATCGGCGTGGCCACCGCCGTCGCCACTCGCATCGCCGCCGAATGCCATTATCTGGCGGCCCCCATCTACTGCCCGACGACCGACATCCGCGCCGCGCTGCTGTCGCATCCGGGGCTGGAAGAGGTGCTGGCACGCGCGGCGGCGGTGGACATCGCCATGGTTTCGGTGGGCGATCTTTCGTCCCGCTCCATCCTCGCCTCCACCAGCATCGTGGCGCACGAACTGGAGAGCCTGCGGCAGGCGGGCGCGGTAGGCGACGTGCTCGGCACCTTCCTCGATGTCGACGGCCGTCCGGTGGATCATTCGCTGCGCCAGCGCGTCGTCGGGCTGTCGCCCGACACCTTCGCCGCCATCCCCGTGCGCATCCTGGCGTCGGGGGGGCTGCACAAGGTTCCCATCGTCCGGGCCACCCTTCTGGGGCCCACCGTCACCCATCTCGTTACCGACGAAGCCGTCGCCCGACGCCTTTTGGCCGGAGACGACATCGAACATGCAGAGGCTTGA